In one Fusarium keratoplasticum isolate Fu6.1 chromosome 5, whole genome shotgun sequence genomic region, the following are encoded:
- a CDS encoding Metallophos domain-containing protein, whose protein sequence is MVLRSRTLAASSALAAVAHAAQPGAVQPVPGPMRDLTWGQINFIHTTDTHGWLGGHLQEAQYSADWGDYISFTQHMRKQADDKGADVIVIDTGDRVEGNGLYDASTPKGLYQYDIYAEADVDIICTGNHELYKHYSADKEHNTTVPNFEGKYLASNLDYIDFETGDRVPQAQRYRKFKTKNQGLEVVAFGFIFDFTGNANNTVVQPVAETIKEEWFQKAIRENPDLFVVIGHVGLRMEEFKTIFTAIRKQNWHIPIAFFGGHAHVRDAVKYDSKAFAIASGRYLETIGWMSIDGIKKQDTKEVEAAASPTFTRRYIDSNLYGLHYHTGLNESTFPTEQGQKVTGMITSARKALNLDHKFGCAPKTLWMNRAKYPGEDNIYSWITDEVLPDIITREDRKDKPRIAITNTGGVRFDIFKGAFTRDSTFAISPFTSGFRYIPDVPYKIASEVIDVLNSLERILSEQGADTKFLGLPQQMFPIPATVSQARKDEEDKEGRLELRSFDDKPDLTAGYTTEDDIGADGDDTIHEPVKSYHLPNCVQAEIAFPESGKPETVDLVYLDFIQPWLLDALKFLGGEYNKDSVEQYIDGTWTYHMTEWISKNWKGNC, encoded by the exons ATGAGAGACCTAACCTGGGGTCAGATCAACTTCATTCACACAACTGATACGCATGGCTGGCTTGGGGGCCATCTTCAAGA AGCTCAGTACTCGGCCGATTGGGGAGACTACATCTCCTTCACCCAGCACATGCGCAAACAGGCCGACGACAAGGGAGCGGATGTGATAGTCATCGATACCGGCGACCGAGTCGAGGGAAACGGTCTCTACGATGCTTCAACGCCCAAGGGCCTCTACCAATACGACATCTACGCCGAAGCCGACGTCGATATCATCTGCACTGGCAACCACGAGCTCTACAAGCATTACTCGGCCGACAAAGAACATAATACTACAGTCCCCAACTTCGAGGGCAAATACCTCGCCTCCAACCTCGATTACATTGACTTTGAGACTGGCGATCGCGTCCCTCAAGCTCAGCGCTACCGCAAGTTCAAGACAAAGAAccagggcctcgaggttgtggcttttggcttcatctttgaCTTTACCGGCAACGCCAACAATACCGTCGTCCAACCTGTGGCGGAGACGATCAAGGAGGAATGGTTCCAGAAGGCGATCCGCGAGAACCCTGATCTCTTTGTTGTCATTGGTCATGTTGGTCTCCGCATGGAGGAATTCAAGACCATCTTTACCGCCATTCGCAAGCAGAATTGGCACATTCCTATCGCCTTCTTTGGCGGTCATGCTCATGTTCGTGACGCTGTCAAATATGACtccaaggcctttgccaTTGCCAGTGGCCGGTATCTGGAGACAATTGGATGGATGTCTATCGACGGCATTAAGAAGCAAGACaccaaggaggtcgaggccgCAGCTTCTCCCACCTTTACTCGCCGATACATTGACAGCAACCTGTACGGACTTCACTACCATACTGGCCTGAACGAATCAACATTCCCTACTGAGCAAGGCCAGAAAGTCACTGGGATGATCACCAGTGCCCGCAAGGCGCTCAATCTCGACCACAAGTTTGGGTGCGCACCAAAGACGTTGTGGATGAACCGAGCCAAGTACCCAGGCGAGGACAACATCTACAGCTGGATCACCGACGAAGTCCTCCCAGACATCATCACGCGCGAAGATCGCAAAGACAAGCCAAGAattgccatcaccaacacggGTGGCGTCAGGTTCGACATCTTTAAGGGTGCCTTTACCCGAGACAGCACTTTCGCCATCAGTCCCTTTACTAGCGGCTTCCGATACATCCCGGATGTGCCGTACAAGATTGCCTCCGAAGTGATTGATGTGCTCAACAGCCTCGAGAGGATCCTGTCAGAGCAGGGTGCTGACACCAAGTTCCTGGGTCTTCCTCAGCAAATGTTCCCTATCCCTGCTACTGTCTCTCAGGCCAGaaaggatgaggaagatAAGGAAGGTCGTTTGGAACTCCGCAGCTTTGATGACAAGCCAGATCTTACCGCCGGTTAcaccaccgaggatgacATTGGTGCTGACGGCGACGACACCATTCATGAGCCTGTCAAGTCGTACCACCTTCCCAACTGTGTGCAGGCCGAGATTGCCTTCCCCGAGAGCGGCAAGCCTGAGACGGTGGATCTTGTTTACCTCGACTTTATCCAGCCGTGGCTTCTGGATGCGCTCAAGTTCCTGGGTGGCGAGTACAACAAGGACAGTGTCGAGCAGTATATCGATGGCACTTGGACATATCACATGACGGAGTGGATTAGCAAGAACTGGAAGGGCAACTGCTAG